The Trinickia caryophylli genomic sequence GCTGCTTGGGGGTAGACTGGGAATTCGTCCGCACTGAAACCCGATCCGGTCACGAGGATTGCTTCGCCGCACGGCGCGCCGCCGTGCGCAGCCCCAAAAGAGGAGGTGACAGCATGAGTGTTTGCCGCAGATCGTTCATCGTCCTTGCCTGCGCCGTCGCCGCGGCTTCGTTGCCGGCGGCCGCTTACGCCGCGCCGCCGATCACCGTCACGTCGAAAACACCTGCCGACGGTCCGATCAAGTACACGGTCAAAGTCGCATCGAAAACGTTCGGCAACGTGCAGGAAACGCGCACCATCCGCTCGGGCCAGACCGACGACTTCAACTGGAAAACGGTTCCTCCAGGCGGCGCCGTGGCCGTTGGCACCCAGTGCCCGAACTATTCCGCGCTGACGCTCGACGCCAACGGCGCAGCCATGCGCTCGCTCAGCATCCGGCTCGCGCCCATCGTCGCATCCGACGGAACGGCGGCCGTGCAAATGAGCGTGCAGGCGAGCGCCCCGCAGGCCAAGCCGGCGGCAGCCAAGCCCGGAGCCAAGTCCGCACAGTGTCCGTCCGTCACCGTCGTCAGCCAGGTCGTGCGTTTTTCGATGCCGACGAACGGTGCCTCGAAGACGGTTTCGCTGAAGGATGGGACGAAAGTGACGGTCAGCGCGCAGCGCTGACGCTCCCGCTTACCGGGACTTGCCGCACACGACGAGGCGCGCGGCAAGGAAGCAGTGCCCGGGGGAGAACAGCCGCCGGTAGGCGAGCAGCACGGCGCCGACCGTGCTCAGCGCCGACGAGGCCGCGGGTCAGGAACATGATCACGATCTGGCAGCGCACGGCCTGTAAGCGCGCGGCCTGTAGCGGAAGCTGGCCGGCGAGCACCGGGACGGTCATCATGCCCGTCAAGCTGGACGGGTGCGGCGAGGCATGTCGCTTGCTGCGCTCTCGGCAGGATTGCCGCGCATCCGGCGATTGCCCGAAAGGCTGTCGCCACTCGCGCCCGCTTGCCGGAGTTGCCATGCCGTACATCGGACCCCTTGCCCGCACGGCGGGAAAGATTCTCGCCTGCGTCGTTGCGCTCGCAATCGTCGTCGTTGCCGGCGTTGCCGTCTTCGTCACGACGTTCGATTGGAATCGAGCGAGGCCATGGGTGGACGACAAGGTTTCGCAGGCGATCGGCCGGCCGTTCGCGATCAACGGCGATCTGCGCGTGCACTGGCAGCATGCTGTCGACGAGCGGGGCTGGCGCGCCTGGGTGCCGTGGCCGAGGTTTACGGCCTATCGGGTGAGCATCGGAAATCCGACATGGACCAAGGATCCGCATTTTGCGGTGGCGGACGAGATCTCGTTCGTCGTGGAGCTGCTCCCGCTGCTCTCGCATACGATCATCGTACCGTCCATCGGCCTCGTGAATCCCTCCATCGACCTCGAAAGGATGGCCGACGGCCGCAACAATTGGACCTTCGATCTGCCGCAGTCGCATGGGCCGTCGCGCTGGACGCTGAAGCTCGCGACGCTCGGTTTCGCGAAAGGCGCAATAGCGCTGTCGGACGCGCTCAAGAAGATCGAGTTGGAAATCGGCGTCGATACGCTCGGCAAGCCGATCGCGATCAGCGACGTGCTCAAGCAGCAGGAGGCGGCCTCGCGCGAGACGGCGGCCGGGGTGGTGGGCCGGCGCGGTGCGCGCCAATTGAGCTCGCAGGCAGCGGCGGCGTCCAGCGCGTCGGCCGCGTCGGAGCTTTCCGCGGCGTCGCCGGCCGCGAGCGGGGGCGCGCCGCGAGACCCGTATATGCTCGGCTTTACCGCGAAAGGGAGTTATCGGGCAACGCGGGTGTCGGGTAGCGGCAAGCTTGGCAACGTACTGGCGCTGCGCGATGCGGCGCGCCCGTTTCCGCTGCAAGCCGATGTGAAAATCGGCGATACGCGGCTCGCGCTCGTCGGTACGGTGACGGACCCGGCGCGTCTGGCCGCGCTCGACTTGCGCCTCTGGCTGCAGGGGGCGAGCCTTTCCCATCTCTATCCGATCCTCGGCATCGCACTCCCCGATACGCCGCCGTACGCGACGGACGGCCGGCTGGCTGGCCATGTTCGCGAGAACGATATTCAGCTGACCTACAGCGGCTTTACGGGCCGCGTGGGCGACAGCGATCTCGAGGGCACGCTCGGCTACGAACGCCGGGGGCAGCGGCCGCTGCTGAAGGGGGAGGTGGTCTCGAACCAGCTTCGCTTCGCCGATCTCGCGCCGGTGATCGGGGCGGACACCAATGCGAGCAAGGCCCGCCGCGGCGAAACCGTCCGGCAGCCCGCGAACCGGGCGTTGCCGGTCGAGCAGTTCCGGACGGACCGCTGGCGGGCGATCGATGCGGACGTCAAGTTCACGGGACGTCGCATCATCAGGAATCCCGAGTTGCCGGTGACGAACCTTTACACGCACGTTTTGCTCGACAACGGGGTCTTGTCGCTCGATCCGCTTCGCTTCGGCGTGGCTGGAGGCACGCTCGCGTCGAACATGAAACTCGATGGCAGCGGCATGCCGCTGAAAGCACGCATGGCGCTGTCCGCGCGGCATTTGAAGCTCAAGCAGCTCTTTCCCAAGCAAAAGACGATGCAGTCGGCTCTGGGCGAGGTGAACGGAGATGCAGCCCTTTCCGCGACGGGCAATTCGCCGGCCGCGCTCGCCTCGACGCTCGACGGCGAGGTGAAAACAGTCGTGACCGAGGGCAAGGTGAGCCGCCTGCTGATGGAGGCGGCGGGGCTGAATGTCGCGAACGTCGTCTACGAAAAGCTCTTCGGTCATCGCGACGTGAACATTCGTTGCGGCGCCGCCGACTTCACCGCCACGGACGGCGTGCTCACCACGCGCACTTTCGCCCTCGACACGGACGATGCACTGATTTCGATGGGCGGGCACATCGATTTGCGCGACGAATCGATGGACCTGACGATCCACCCCCAGACGAAGGGGCTGCGGATCATCTCGCTGCGCTCGCCGCTATACGTCAAGGGGACGTTCAAGGACCCGGACGTGGGCGTGAGCAAGGGCGCGCTGGCCCTGCGCGCGGGAGCCATGGTAGGGCTCGGCCTGCTGAATCCGTTCGCGGCGCTGCTGCCGCTGATCGC encodes the following:
- a CDS encoding DUF6013 family protein yields the protein MSVCRRSFIVLACAVAAASLPAAAYAAPPITVTSKTPADGPIKYTVKVASKTFGNVQETRTIRSGQTDDFNWKTVPPGGAVAVGTQCPNYSALTLDANGAAMRSLSIRLAPIVASDGTAAVQMSVQASAPQAKPAAAKPGAKSAQCPSVTVVSQVVRFSMPTNGASKTVSLKDGTKVTVSAQR
- a CDS encoding AsmA family protein, with the protein product MPYIGPLARTAGKILACVVALAIVVVAGVAVFVTTFDWNRARPWVDDKVSQAIGRPFAINGDLRVHWQHAVDERGWRAWVPWPRFTAYRVSIGNPTWTKDPHFAVADEISFVVELLPLLSHTIIVPSIGLVNPSIDLERMADGRNNWTFDLPQSHGPSRWTLKLATLGFAKGAIALSDALKKIELEIGVDTLGKPIAISDVLKQQEAASRETAAGVVGRRGARQLSSQAAAASSASAASELSAASPAASGGAPRDPYMLGFTAKGSYRATRVSGSGKLGNVLALRDAARPFPLQADVKIGDTRLALVGTVTDPARLAALDLRLWLQGASLSHLYPILGIALPDTPPYATDGRLAGHVRENDIQLTYSGFTGRVGDSDLEGTLGYERRGQRPLLKGEVVSNQLRFADLAPVIGADTNASKARRGETVRQPANRALPVEQFRTDRWRAIDADVKFTGRRIIRNPELPVTNLYTHVLLDNGVLSLDPLRFGVAGGTLASNMKLDGSGMPLKARMALSARHLKLKQLFPKQKTMQSALGEVNGDAALSATGNSPAALASTLDGEVKTVVTEGKVSRLLMEAAGLNVANVVYEKLFGHRDVNIRCGAADFTATDGVLTTRTFALDTDDALISMGGHIDLRDESMDLTIHPQTKGLRIISLRSPLYVKGTFKDPDVGVSKGALALRAGAMVGLGLLNPFAALLPLIAPSHNQPAPCDALIARMREAPKAPPPGADGKRGAGDGAGHDAGEGRG